In the Benincasa hispida cultivar B227 unplaced genomic scaffold, ASM972705v1 Contig123, whole genome shotgun sequence genome, one interval contains:
- the LOC120068853 gene encoding uncharacterized protein LOC120068853 — MEAMAEGATPSLSDLLLSLEQASFMAKQLPSSSNPTHLLQIYNSLHQANLNLSLFLSKTQFSQSLPLPRPSINENSLSSATSAAFNDDGNEPMQVGDDDDADAEHDSKGTIEMVEEKMKDCFIKNKRVKRQLSPSAAAMAEERRVHRDNRFTATPKGFDPHVERLRALDLISQFHA, encoded by the coding sequence ATGGAAGCCATGGCAGAAGGGGCAACACCTTCATTGTCCGACCTCTTACTATCGCTAGAGCAAGCATCCTTCATGGCCAAGCAgcttccttcttcctctaacCCAACCCATCTCCTTCAAATCTATAATTCTCTCCACCAGGCCAACCTCAACCTCTCCCTTTTCCTCTCTAAAACTCAGTTCTCccagtctcttcctcttcctcgcCCTTCCATCAACGAAAATTCCCTCTCCTCTGCAACCAGCGCCGCCTTCAACGACGACGGCAACGAGCCGATGCAGGTCGGCGACGACGATGATGCTGACGCTGAGCACGATTCCAAGGGCACTATTGAAATGGTTGAGGAGAAGATGAAGGATTGTTTTATTAAGAACAAGCGGGTAAAGCGCCAACTATCGCCCTCGGCAGCGGCTATGGCGGAGGAAAGACGAGTGCATCGTGATAATAGGTTTACTGCGACACCCAAGGGTTTCGATCCTCATGTTGAGAGATTGCGGGCCTTGGACCTCATTTCCCAGTTTCATGCGTGA
- the LOC120068865 gene encoding two-component response regulator ARR10-like has translation MTGDDNEIAKLGCLFKGAMLHLVKPLTMKTIRNLWQFAVIKGIITQPPPNNNNPVPVQQHKKMIQIRKQQPHHHSRPKLIWTQQLHNTFLHTIQALGLDKAHPKEILQHMNVPGLRKQNISSHLQKFRLSLKRDEEDAIHQNKIYKDEESVIEFRNQEGATNSASSIITLGKAMPQPSANYHQSQWKSKLV, from the exons ATGACGGGTGATGATAACGAGATTGCAAAGTTGGGGTGCCTCTTCAAAGGAGCAATGCTACATCTTGTAAAACCACTCACCATGAAAACTATAAGAAATCTGTGGCAATTTGCAGTTATCAAAGGAATTATTACACAACCACCTCCCAACAATAATAATCCTGTTCCTGTTCAACAACACAAGAAGATGATCCAAATTAGAAAACAACAACCTCATCATCATTCAAGGCCAAAGCTCATTTGGACTCAACAATTGCATAATACATTCTTGCACACCATTCAAGCATTGGGACTTGACA aagcaCATCCAAAGGAGATACTTCAACATATGAATGTCCCTGGACtaagaaaacaaaacatttcAAGTCATCTACAG AAGTTTCGTCTCTCATTAAAACGAGATGAAGAAGATGCAATTcatcaaaacaaaatttataaagatgAGGAATCAGTGATTGAATTTCGGAACCAAGAAGGGGCAACAAACTCAGCATCCTCAATTATCACACTTGGAAAGGCAATGCCCCAACCATCAGCCAATTACCACCAAAGCCAGTGGAAGTCTAAATTGGTTTGA
- the LOC120068852 gene encoding RING-H2 finger protein ATL72-like, with protein MTGSGMNLITTVIGFGMSATFIVFVCTRIICGRLRSAQSSTPSYEIESRVDLEQQPESRASGLEPVFIAAIPTTKFDREAFSSVEDAQCSICLGEYEEKEVLRIMPKCGHSFHLTCIDVWLRKQSTCPVCRLPLQDSFRTKPARPMTVSRDQSFDGSEISTDHHSQHWLLPGPNRSEGNTSNQSHLQPIPVNPSVQREMETVQ; from the exons ATGACGGGTTCTGGTATGAACTTGATTACCACTGTTATTGGGTTTGGAATGAGTGCTACATTCATAGTGTTCGTCTGTACAAGAATCATCTGTGGTCGACTTCGTTCGGCTCAATCCAGTACCCCCAGTTATGAGATTGAATCCAGGGTCGATCTTGAGCAGCAG CCAGAGTCCCGGGCGAGTGGTCTCGAACCGGTTTTCATAGCTGCTATACCGACGACGAAGTTCGACCGAGAGGCTTTTAGTTCTGTAGAAGATGCTCA GTGCTCAATCTGTTTGGGTGAGTACGAAGAGAAGGAAGTACTGAGAATAATGCCCAAATGTGGTCACAGTTTTCATCTCACCTGCATTGATGTATGGCTGAGAAAGCAATCTACATGCCCAGTCTGCAGGCTGCCATTGCAAGACTCCTTTAGAACAAAACCTGCAAGACCAATGACAGTGAGCAGAGATCAGTCTTTTGATGGTTCTGAGATTTCAACTGATCATCACTCTCAACACTGGCTTCTACCTGGCCCCAACCGTTCGGAGGGCAACACAAGCAACCAATCACACCTTCAACCCATTCCAGTAAACCCCTCAGTTCAAAGAGAGATGGAAACAGTACAATGA